A single region of the Liolophura sinensis isolate JHLJ2023 chromosome 9, CUHK_Ljap_v2, whole genome shotgun sequence genome encodes:
- the LOC135475389 gene encoding anillin-like, whose protein sequence is MDSHTEDIIERTKERRELLAKKLGETPDQGPRKRRTPLVDDVTQNMPEIQIDHADDDSPKRHCARGKLQEIKPDTPAISSVKSRMNALASQRHQWSAESGEDSDNCPPQARRAYDPPAAEVSSNPPSRKNRLANLAQTINCWEDDLSHPTITKEEPQKPRWKPPTKPTDVSENQENIPRQRDRELSGQRNKGRAPNPPSQAPVMTKYQAPRAPPLPTTTASSDKWSSAQAGKSPRPQEAPSKTTKMVSPAKPVRYEIRQRVDQAPINEQELRRSPTSGEETDEPTKKPVMERRAQWAQKTTASQKSVDPIQQPISARFAKWEERVSQTPTKPVVPRAPAPQTPKQSVLPQKFSSASKATVAPSPSTKFIGEKMCSSETKSKPRERESVDPASKPVSERMAKWQKKVDGDKIQPQEDEPTAYSVTARMSAWEHLSSSNQVSHAKKVEPGNSPAKPPTKTPPCSPATKPNTSAIKPATAKATTNTGEKQTLKPQKSFAESILEKANEIRSPSATMEKPPRSRPPSAPKAKTPQKVTDDPVDEHIPETKKVLSPTNASCAMKTIHQRLMEQTTHSTQSQSMAERMRQERMQELTNIQNRWQNGILKEDSSDTDQHDQAQANKDHSPPKMQRLSDIANSKEAKKDAIRARARAESTSSQESLEGRPHPSSARKPTPPAPKTPQFSLPTKGIERKQNCTEGSLLQIVRKGSNAKSAPPVRSKFDDGFDSDGGESTTSSRPKSQCSIDSDVLDTQDETDPGESAPHYGSTGTLDSLDADSSFERFKGDFEEPLDDADVSLSAFVPASVRRQSVLPNAANEGALDRKSLTSQSSAEDLQPVRQQGGDRYVIHRSVIDVKKLMQNAGNVHSTTSLNSNVSTNSESSVGETYESRRRYYGESEGTETEDDDCREEMGDFLDEAIDDKAPVAAPRKRRSHMMATNNSNSATSETDCPLVYSISMYRSKRYNRDTRPPPRMVIKRSQAPQEVVEEDFDMPATTQFTTQAQRQTIHEKIKELTELANQELSVIKQTSNALNQCCMGNSSFAGSAEQAECNRLLLISSQRRMAYMSEIQRLKDERRVEEGSGGPKGSLTISEIRLPLKREFVTKLGTSADSAVHYFIILIRNGSRIIVTEMLSTHDERMRGSLDFPNHINLNDITGDFEVQLELYGMSIVREVNLKDKKKAKTPKKKKELRPVQSPGGPNAVMTSSFKLIAVLPLSMKMMDKACFNLDKVPYVSPIYGTIYMRLKCTKEANVQERGFLTMFEDVSGLGAWHRRWCVLSANKICFWKYPDEEGKKDPMGFIDLKRCITEKVGVMPRDICARQHTFELVTVRQPRKGEQDTLVSKTYSTMTTLKHMLSADTKEERILWCNKVNRALLNIRTWHADAARPFKPQAAARR, encoded by the exons ATGGACTCGCACACAGAG GACATAATAGAACGAACAAAGGAGAGGAGGGAACTTCTGGCGAAGAAACTGGGCGAGACTCCAGATCAGGGACCGAGGAAGCGCAGGACTCCGCTTGTAGATGATGTTACCCAAAATATGCCAGAAATACAGATTGACCATGCTGATGATG ATTCTCCCAAACGTCATTGTGCTCGAGGAAAGCTACAGGAGATCAAACCAGACACTCCTGCCATTAGCTCCGTCAAATCACGCATGAATGCACTAGCCAGTCAGCGACATCAGTGGTCGGCAGAAAGTG GTGAAGATTCTGACAACTGTCCCCCTCAGGCCAGACGGGCTTATGACCCACCTGCTGCAGAGGTGAGTTCTAACCCTCCGTCAAGGAAGAACCGGCTGGCTAATCTGGCACAGACCATCAACTGCTGGGAGGACGACCTCAGCCATCCTACAATCAC GAAAGAAGAGCCTCAGAAACCAAGATGGAAACCACCCACTAAACCAACTGATGTGTCAGAAAATCAGGAGAATATCCCAAGGCAAAGAGACAGAGAGTTGAGTGGCCAGCGAAACAAGGGGAGAGCACCTAACCCTCCAAGTCAGGCTCCAGTCATGACCAAATACCAAGCTCCACGTGCTCCACCATTACCAACCACAACAGCTTCCAGTGATAAATGGTCAAGTGCACAAGCAGGAAAATCACCTAGACCCCAGGAAGCTCCCAGCAAAACAACCAAGATGGTCTCCCCTGCCAAACCGGTTCGCTACGAGATTCGTCAAAGAGTAGATCAAGCTCCAATCAATGAGCAAGAGTTACGTCGTTCACCGACATCAGGAGAAGAAACTGATGAACCAACAAAGAAACCTGTCATGGAACGCAGGGCTCAATGGGCACAGAAAACTACTGCCTCGCAAAAATCTGTTGATCCTATCCAACAACCCATCTCAGCAAGGTTTGCCAAATGGGAGGAGAGAGTGTCCCAGACCCCAACAAAACCTGTGGTACCTCGAGCTCCAGCACCACAAACACCAAAGCAATCTGTTCTCCCACAGAAATTCTCATCAGCCAGTAAGGCAACTGTTGCACCATCACCATCAACAAAGTTCATTGGAGAAAAGATGTGCAGCTCCGAGACAAAGTCAAAACCACGAGAGAGGGAGTCCGTCGATCCTGCGAGCAAGCCAGTGTCTGAAAGAATGGCAAAGTGGCAGAAGAAGGTAGACGGAGACAAAATACAACCACAAGAAGACGAGCCGACTGCGTATTCTGTGACTGCACGCATgtcagcctgggaacacttgtcATCTTCCAATCAAGTCAGCCACGCCAAAAAAGTTGAACCTGGAAACTCTCCTGCTAAACCACCAACAAAAACGCCACCTTGTTCACCAGCGACCAAACCGAACACCTCAGCCATCAAGCCAGCAACTGCGAAAGCAACCACAAACACAGGGGAAAAACAGACTCTAAAACCACAGAAAAGTTTCGCAGAAAGCATCTTAGAGAAAGCTAATGAAATTCGCTCTCCATCAGCCACCATGGAGAAACCGCCCCGTTCACGACCGCCAAGTGCCCCCAAGGCAAAGACACCCCAGAAAGTCACAGATGATCCAGTGGATGAACACATTCCTGAAACTAAG aAGGTGCTGTCACCAACGAATGCAAGTTGCGCAATGAAGACGATACACCAGCGTCTGATGGAGCAGACGACTCACAGCACCCAGAGTCAGAGCATGGCCGAGCGTATGAGGCAGGAGAGGATGCAGGAGCTGACAAATATACAGAACCGCTGGCAGAACGGTATACTGAAGGAGGACAGCTCAgacactgaccaacatgaccAAGCACAG GCTAACAAGGACCACTCCCCACCCAAAATGCAGAGACTCTCTGATATTGCCAATTCAAAGGAGGCCAAGAAAGATGCTATCCGTGCAAGAGCCAGAGCAG AAAGTACCAGCAGTCAGGAGAGTCTTGAGGGTCGTCCCCACCCATCATCTGCAAGGAAGCCCACACCACCTGCCCCCAAAACACCCCAGTTCTCATTGCCCACCAAAGGCATTGAAAGGAAGCAGAACTGTACAGAGGGCAGTTTACTGCAAATTGTCCGCAAGGGGTCAAATGCGAAGTCTGCACCTCCGGTTCGGTCAAAATTTGATGACGGGTTTGATAGTGATGGTGGCGAGTCTACAACCAGTTCACGCCCAAAAAGCCAGTGCTCGATTGACTCAGACGTTCTGGACACACAGGATGAGACAGACCCAGGGGAATCAGCCCCTCACTATGGCAGCACAGGCACTTTAGATTCATTGGATGCTGACAGCAGTTTTGAGCGTTTCAAAGGGGACTTTGAAGAGCCTTTGGATGATGCTGATGTTAGCCTGAGTGCCTTTGTGCCGGCCTCTGTACGAAGACAAAGCGTCCTGCCAAACGCTGCAAATGAGGGTGCACTTGATCGCAAAAGCCTAACAAGCCAGAGCAGCGCTGAGGATCTACAACCTGTACGCCAACAGGGTGGTGATCGCTATGTCATCCACCGCAGTGTTATAGATGTGAAGAAGCTCATGCAGAACGCTGGCAATGTCCACAGCACCACCAGTCTGAACAGTAATGTCAGTACTAACAGTGAATCCTCTGTTGGGGAGACCTACGAGTCCAGACGAAGATATTACGGAGAGTCTGAAGGAACAGAGACAGAGGACGACGATTGTCGTGAAGAGATGGGAGATTTCCTGGATGAGGCCATTGATGATAAAGCACCAGTGGCTGCTCCG CGGAAGCGGAGAAGTCACATGATGGCAACCAACAATTCAAATAGTGCTACATCTGAAACAGACTGTCCTTTAGTGTACAGCATCAGCATGTATAGATCTAAAAG GTATAACCGAGACACACGGCCACCTCCCCGTATGGTGATCAAGCGTTCTCAAGCACCTCAGGAGGTCGTGGAAGAGGACTTTGACATGCCTGCTACTACCCAGTTCACTACCCAGGCTCAGAGGCAGACCATCCACGAAAAGATCAAG GAACTGACAGAGCTGGCTAACCAGGAACTGAGTGTGATCAAGCAGACCAGCAATGCCCTCAACCAGTGCTGTATGGGCAACTCTAGCTTTGCTGGCTCTGCAGAACAGGCAGAATGTAATAGGCTTCTGCTCATTTCAT CTCAGAGAAGGATGGCGTACATGTCTGAGATCCAGCGACTGAAGGATGAGAGGAGAGTAGAGGAAGGATCCGGGGGACCCAAGGGCTCTCTTACCATCAGCGAGATTAGGCTGCCTCTGAAGAGAGAGTTTGTCACTAAGCTGGGCACTTCAGCCG ATAGCGCTGTTCATTATTTTATCATTCTGATCCGTAATGGGTCACGGATCATTGTCACCGAGATGTTGTCAACCCACGACGAGAGGATGAGGGGCAGCCTGGACTTCCCTAACCACATCAACCTTAATGACATCACAGGGGACTTTGAGGTCCAGTTAGAGCTATATGGAATG TCCATTGTAAGGGAGGTGAACTTGAAAGACAAGAAGAAAGCTAAAACTCCAAAGAAGAAGAAGGAGTTACGACCAG TTCAGAGTCCTGGCGGTCCTAATGCTGTGATGACATCCAGTTTCAAGCTGATAGCTGTGTTACCTCTATCCATGAAGATGATGGACAAAGCCTGCTTCAATCTTGACAAG GTTCCATATGTGTCTCCCATATACGGCACCATTTACATGAGACTGAAGTGTACCAAAGAGGCCAATGTTCAGGAGAGAGGCTTTCTG ACAATGTTTGAGGATGTGAGTGGGCTGGGGGCCTGGCACAGAAGATGGTGTGTTCTCTCTGCCAACAAGATCTGCTTCTGGAAATACCCTGATGAAGAAGGCAAAAAG GACCCCATGGGCTTCATTGATCTGAAGCGTTGTATCACAGAGAAGGTTGGGGTGATGCCACGAGACATTTGTGCCAGACAGCACACGTTTGAGCTGGTGACTGTGAGACAACCTCGTAAAGGCGAGCAGGATACTCTGGTCTCCAAGACATACAGCACAATGACTACTCTCAA ACACATGTTATCGGCAGACACAAAAGAGGAGCGAATCTTGTGGTGTAACAAGGTGAATCGGGCCCTGCTGAATATCCGTACATGGCATGCAGACGCTGCCCGTCCCTTCAAGCCACAGGCTGCTGCCAGGCGCTGA